The window GGAGGCCACACATCTAACAATACAGAATTTGTGtgaaattattttatcattacaAACATAATAGGAAGGAATTTTTCCTAGAATGTTTCACATCTTTGTTGCTCAGTGCAAGGCAGTTGTGTACAATCCACAGGTCTCATATTCAGTCTTTTCCCAAGTTTTCAACAAACATTAAAACAGCAATTGTCAGGACTTCAATTGTTTGGCtataaacacaaacattaaaGTATAAGGCATGATGGAcagttgttttcctttttcaaaaggTAAATCTGTTGGCATTGTGACCACGACACGTGTTCAGCATGCCTCTCCAGGAGCTGCCTATGCCCATATTGCCAACAGAGACTGGTATAGTGATGCAGACATGCCTGCCTCAGAACGGAATGCTGGCTGCAAGGACATTGCTTTCCAGCTCATCAATAACACCGACATTAATGTGAGTACCACTAGAGCTGCTACTGAGGAACAACAGGACGGCCTGCTGTCTGAATGTTCACTTGACTAATATGAACTATAGGGGGCCAGCCAGATGGAGTGATGTTGTCTTGGTGTTAGCAGCCCTATCTTTTGAGACCAACCATGAGGCTTTTAGTTTGTTAGTCAAGTGGGGCTTTATTAGTTCAGTGACAGTTTGTTATATACTTTTAGGTAttgaacaaaatatgaaaattaaaattaattgccTGCATTACCTGTTGTCTGCAGATCTGGTGTACTGTACTCTATAAATAAAGTGCCTAAGGCAAGATGGGGGCTTTGGAGGGGTATAAAAGACATCAAATATAAATCCACTGTGGAGAACAATCCTAAAAGCTTTTGATTCTCTAGGCTTAATCAGTCCATCCTTAGTAATTTTATATGACACGCTCTACAGAGCACACCACCTCAAtacactttacaaaaaaaatacattatttgatACATGATTTGAGAGAATCAGCTACTCAGTTATTACTGGTACCTTGCATAAATTTGAATTTTCTTTAATGAAATCATAAGCAGTGAAAATTTATGTGAAAATGTAGACTTGAATGTAATAATGGAGCCATTTTAGTAATCTGTCATTTACTCTTGCGTTAAGTTCGTAAGAAGAATAATAAGCCTCTGGTGTGGACTTATGTCTTCATCAAGAGTCTTCTTAAGACGTTTCCCTACTATACGCAATGAAGTATCTGGCAAATGTTGCTTTTCCAATTAATTGTCTGTCCATAAAGTACATGGACTCATATTGGTTTATGTAGCTgctgtttttacttatttttagtttttcgctttattttaaaataagaaattctAAGAAATCACTTTCAAAAttgacatttaattaaaaaatcaatctattaaaatgtttaaccCTATCAGATCTAAGGCTTCTCCATATACACATTTGCTGTACTGTAAATGCTTTATTTCAATCAGAATTTATCATCAATCAAACGGGTAcgcattattattttgaaagctgaaattattactcaatcAGAGGACATAAAGCACTTTATGACAGTGTAATCTATCATTGCTTTACAGTCAAATACAAGTATCTGACCTGGgagcagaaaacacaaaaacaccaaGGGAGGGAGCTACAAAAATTGGGCATTGTCTTTTAAACAATCTAATAGAGCCTTACAGTATCTTTTATAAGgtactgtttttatttagcttttttcaTTCTGCATGTTCTCATTGTTTTAACggtgaaaatgtaaacaaaaaaatgtctttgtatttttcttctctcAGCATGCAGTTTTCTAGTGATAGTGATATTTATTGCCAACATAAGTGGAAAGATGGATTTATACTGAAGAAGATGACATTAAGCTcctaattatatgtgaaaaatcacTGTACAGGCAAATATATGAAGATATGCCCAGACAGGGATTTTTAGGCTTAGATCAGGAGAGGTTAAACAAGATATTGACCTGTTAATAGGTTTGTTTCCAGGACCCATCAGAGGATTCCACTTTATTGCATGATACTGAAACCATATGGCCAAACATTTAGCATTTCCACAAAACTCGGGTACCTGGTGCTTTAACACACTCTACAATGATATGCATAGTGtatctgtaaaaatataattctcGTTCCTTTTAAATGCAGTACAACATAAACATAATGGGTTAAATTGTCTCTCAACAGCAACAGAAAGAGGAAGGAGGTTACGAACATAGGCACTTCTCACAGATAACCTCTCTGTTTGAAGCAATGCGTTACAGCTTGCCCAGCATGCCTCAATGGAAACATTCCCTTTTTCACATATCAACACAAGAAACACATATGTACATAGAcgtaaggttaaaaaaaacacaattggtTGTATACAAATCATCTCTTCCAAAGGAACGGACAGCTGCCAAGTAGATGGGGTGTAGCTTCTTGCTCctgcttccattttttttaaagattatttgaTTTAAACTATGTCATCTTGTAGCTCCCCTGTAGTCAGCAGAGGGGCTTGGAAACGCACTGCTTGCAAAAACTAAAAGTGTATCAATAAATACTGAGGttatctattaaaataaaaaagagtgttGTATATTGAAAAAAGATACCCTTGCTCTTTAACTGTTACTAAACATCACTGGCCCATTGCACAGGCATCTTTGGAGAATAATGAGTAGTAAAATGTTAATCACCTGATTGTTTGCACACTGCTTTTTCATAGTGCTTCTTATGAACGCCACTATACAAAGATTATCTGTAATATGTCTCATGATTGCTTGTCAAGACTTTGGCATTGTGATCATTATGAAAGTCAGTACTGACTGCAATATTATTCTTGATTCTTTGCACTCTACTCCTTAATAATGCTCATGATGAAGGGCACTATACATAGCACACCtcaactttagtatttttatccacagatttgtaaagatttttggagcatttttttttttttttttatgacattttaacattatgaaaatcattattttatataatgcctaACTGTCTTTTTGGTGTCCCTAAGACAACTGGTGATTTTAAACTGGCTTTGAGAAGACGATGGTGTGTGAGTGtaccagtgatggactggcaccctattcaGGGTTGTTTTATGCTTTGTATGCAGTGCTGCCAATATAGGAACCAACACTTGATGACCTCTAGTTGGAAAAAGTGGAaatgaaagatggatggatgggtgcaaTTTGCTTGTTAGCACTGTGCATTATAAGGTTGCATTCCACTTAGTGAATGCCTAAATTTAAATGTTCTTCTGTTCAGAGTCATAAGTCTTCTTCTTCATAAGTAAACCTAATTATTTTGAAAATCTTTTGTGGAATTGTCCACGTTGTTAAATATTCTTCACGTATGTTTATGAAgtataaaaatgtctttcttttcatGCAGATTTTTTTAGCTTTCTTGCACATTACCTTTACTTTATGGTTTATTAATGTTTTCTTAAAGTGTATGACCTCCAGTTAAATTTGTTTGCAAGTTTCTACATGACAACGATTTCTTTTTAAACTATAACCAGTTTAAACAAGGAAAGTAACCAAGGTCTTCCAGTTGGCTGCTCACTAATACTCTTATCTCACAGATCTTGAAAAACCAAACATTCAAGTTGATCTGTGCTCCTAACAATAAAAGCTTTTATGTAGAAACTCTTTCTTTACAAATCTtcttgctatttttaaaatagttataATACTTCCAAATAGAAACAGTGACAAGCTTTAGTTGAAGaggaaatgcagaaaaaaaaagaccaagAGCAGGTTACAGAGGTGACGCTGAATGCAGACCAAGAAACAGAGAGGATTTGAAAGCAAAGAGAGCTGGGCAAAACTCAGAGTGCTCCTGAATGTTCATTCTTGtacattaatcttttttttctagttGTTCATTTGTTAACAATTAATTTCCCATACACTTTAACCTTAAAAAACAAAACCGTAATGTTGATCGCTTTGCTCTCTCATTGATTAAAATCACGCTCTCTAGCTAGTTATTTCTCTCCTGTCCTTGCCTTCTCCTCTTATGCTAGTTTCTTCATCAGGCTTTGTGCTCCTCTTAATGGCATCAGCCTGGCTGAAAAGTTTAACCGTTTATCTTCTGTTCCTGTTAAATGTGTGCTAATAGTACTGTGCTTTAAAAATACCTTGTAGGTAATCCTGGGTGGAGGAAGGAAATACATGACACCAAATGGCACAAAGGATCCTGAATATGATAAAGATTCTTCTCAATCTGGAATCCGATTAGATGGCAAAAACCTCATACAGGAGTGGCTGAAACAAAGACAAGTATGGGCCTCTGCATCACTGCTTAAACTTTCCAGCCATTTAGTGGCTGAGAGGTGccaacaggttttcttcaagaaaagTCTTTATATTGTGTGCTGTGATAGTCATAACACAACTAATTGCTCATGTGCTTTAGTTTTGTCTTTCtgctacagaaaaaaatgaaaaccaggcAATAGCAGTCTAAGTAGGTTGAAAAGCTCATTCAGCCAAACTACACAGTCTATCTCAAAAACAAACACAGATCCTTCAAATCCCATTCCCTCTGACTCATCTTAACATAATTATAGATGGACAGATTTAcaaaccatccattcattttctgaacctacttcTTCCTTTACTGGTACATAAGAGACTTATGCCTATCCTGGCAGTGGTATACACAACAGGTACCAACCCTAGATGGGGTATAATTATAAACACCCATACACAcacatcctgcggtgggttggcaccctgcccgggattggttcctgccttgtgccctgtgttggctgggattgggctccagcagacccccgtgaccccgtgttcggattcagcgggttagagaatggatggatggatgacatacacacacacacacacatctatccaTCATCCATCCTGCCTCGTCCAACTCAGGGCCATGTGGGCCACAGCTAGCGTTGAGTGCAAGACATAAAAATCAGCCCTCAATGGAACATCATTCTGTTAGTGGGCATTTTCATGTGCACACACATATTCACATATAAAGGAGCAAGTTAGTTATGCCAATTATTCCTGTGTCAGAGGAActggaaaactggagcacccacagCTACACCAatagagacacagagaaaaatgtGCCATTGGCACACAGCAAAGATGACAAGATTCAAATTAGGGTCCCTATAGATGTGAAGCAGAACTACTATTAAATGTATCACCATGCTGCTCAGATTTACAAGTAAATAACTTGAGGGGATGTCATTAAAAGAGCCTGCTAATAATCAGTTGGTCTTTTTTTTAGGGTGCAAAATATGTTTGGAATAAAAGTGATTTTGACAAAGTGGACGTTAAAACAACAGACTATTTGATGGGTAAGGATGTATATCTTATAAAATAATGGCTTTGAAATATAGTGCAATTCTTGGTAACCTTATAATCCCAGTTCACATGATGTGGCGAGGATggtattaatttgtttattaaatttagcAAGTCATTCAGAAGTGATTTTGCATTTCTATATGGTACACTTTATCTGAATTCTAAATCCTGGGAACAGTCCTGCTGGTCAGTATCATGTACATAACACTGGTTAGGAAACAGCTTTAGAATTTAAATGGTTTCTGAAAGCATCAGTGTCACTAGGCACAATTGGAACTTTCCCATACTGCACAAAGGACAGCAGATCACAAATATGGAGGGCTTTGTTGGTAGCCTACTCATTGTATTAGCTTTATTTTTCAGGTAGTCAAGTATATTGCTCTGGGCACTTTTTGCTGCTTAATTAACACTGTTCCAGTGAtaccaaaaaatgtttatttataaataccTGTGCACACAACAgttttcaaaatacagtaaattcatAGGGGCAAGCAGACAGACCCCTGTCTAGACTGACTAAATCCCTGAGCTAACCATTTACCTATGTGGACTTGTGTCTTATAAAATAACTACAAAATTAGATTAAAATCCAAATAGCAGCAATAAAATCTATGAAACATTTGTTAAGTTGTTTTGATAAACTGTATTCTTCTAACAAGgacatttattttgctttcaattctgttttttcttctaaGGACTATTTGAACCAGGAGATATGAAATATGAGCTTAATCGGAACAATACCACAGACCCCTCACTTATTGAAATGACTGAAAAGGCAATCAGAATCCTGAGCAAGAACCCCAAAGGATTCTACTTGTTTGTGGAAGATAAGTCATATGCTTCAGGCTGTACAAGAGTTCATGTCATATTTATGCTGGTTATGTATCAGATGAATATTATGAAAGATCATCAGTGTGGGAGACTAGAGAGGCTCAATGAGGTTACAAAAACTGACAAAGCCATAAAAGAAAGACATATACAATATTAGCTACAAGGAGCTGCCATCTCTGGGGTTGTGTTATCAGGGATGAAACTATGAGACCTACTGAGTGAGTAAAAGAGACACAGTGCTGTGACATGATGGTCCAAACCACCTTTTCAGTGCATCTGTCCAATCATACAATCCTTCTAACATCCAGAGGAATGAGGGACTGCAGCCAAAGTGCAGAAGAGTCAGCTCAGTTATCCATTTACTATGATCACTTAAGAAGGTGCACAAGCCAGGAGAGCCAAGCCAACTCAAATTAACTGAAGTgctaaatgattttttaaaccGCAACTGCAGTTGCGACAGTAGCATCTGATTTTAAACAAGACAACGTCACAGCTGACAgacttctctttgtttttatttcctgttGCCATAAATCAAACTgtttcacactttattttataaGGATACCAGCTTTCAGTCACATGTGGAGTGGAGTTAACATTAGCTAACAAGCAGTGAACTAAAGTTTAGTTAGGACTAAAATAAAAGTTTGTacactttcttaattttttgtaaaagtaagtgcagcatccattaaacagtggaGTGCAGACAGTGAGAGGCAGGAGGACAACGCAGCAGCAGAAGTATCAGAGAGAGTCAGGGGTACAGTGAGCCATGTGTACTGACCAAGTTTTTATGTTAGTCAGTATACAGCACTACTCTACTAACAAACCAATTGGAAATGTCATGTTTACATGCACTGAAGAGGGGATGCAAGGATGGGTGGTATCTGGCCAATTGTGATGAGCCTGTCTGGGGAAAAAGTCAAGGGCCAGGTTTTGATCCCTGCTGTAATGTAACCCGAAAGCCCAAAAAACATTGCTGCCTACAAAATAACATAGCGATGATGCTCCATCAGGGCACCAGAAATGGCACACAACGTCTCTGAGCCAATAAATCGTTTCTTACCTTCTTGAACTTAACCTTGCATTGTTGGCTAAAGTTTCATTTCTTGGCTCTCAAACAACTGACACTTTTCTCATGTGGCGCAGCCCCTCATCCTCTTACATAATCTAGTTCCCCACCCTAGCTAATTATTCTTCACTAACTTTGAACTCAGTTTTAAAAACAATCTAGTGTTGAGTGACACATCATTCCTTTCTTCTTTTAAGCTGACATGACACACTCCCACTATATGAAGATACCATGTAGTCTCCGCAACAAACAGAAGTCTACATTCATGAGAAATACTTTGGTATGAGTTGTAGCTGATAAGAAGTCAAATAAAAGCAAGcctgttaaaatttaaaaaaaaaaaaaaagtttcctccACCATGGATGAGCCTTGCATTTTTATCCCACCCTCCTGGCTCACCTTTAACAAGTATGTGGCACTTTATAAAGTCCTCTGCCTGGACTGTTACATCACATGGTATAGTCAGGTAGTCATAGATAAATAACACATGCTGGTACCAATGGATAGATGAAAAAATTGAGCAAGACAATGTGGTCTTGGATTTAATTCAACATtgatcatttgttaattgcctctTTAAGGGGGAGAATCGACCATGGGCATCATGATGGCAAAGCCAAACAAGCCTTGACTGAGGCTGTGATTTTTGATCGAACAATTCAGAGAAGCTCTGAGCTGACAAGTGATCTGGACACTCTGTCTGTGGTTACTGCTGACCATTCGCACGTCTTTACTTTCGGAGGGTACACATTACGTGGAAATTCAATCTTTGGTAAGAAATTTGACTTTCTGTTTGTTCCTATaaaagttaaaatggagaaacataAGTTAAACCTAGCACTTGTCGGGCAGTATGGTACTGTAGTAGACATCATTAGTGTACTCATTATTATATTTCTTAggaaattattaaatttaaatcattttattaggTCACTTTTTTCCCCATAGAGGTTTGGTGACTATACAGTGTTTTCAAGTATGAGGAATCCATATTTGACATCAGTTTTGAGATTCAGTGCTTATTTGAAGTTATGGGAATTATTTTGTGTCATTTATAATGCCATTTTTTTGTTAGGATACAGCTCCCAGTTGCCAGGGGCATGATCCTCTAAGCTCATGATTTCTGATGTCACTGATATGACAGGTTAAAAGGTCAGCAGTGGCAACCTTTTCCTATCTGAGATTACAGATAGCAGGACTCTTTGCTGGAAAAGTCTTTCTGAAAGTTTAGCATTATGACCTTGATGACAAGTAATTTGACTACCCAGTTTTTGACTCTAGCATTATTCTCATACATCTCTTCTTCTAGTCCTTCTCCTTTAACTTTGCTTGTGATTCTTCTCTAGCATAACAGCAGGTAATCATACTTTCTCCCAGCTTCAGCAACCTGAGCTTAATTTCCAGCTTGATTGCTGTTTGTCCACTTCCATTCCTAGGTTACATACTGTATTGTAGATACTTCTGTGTCTGGAGCttccttcatttttatatttttgtgttagctacctttcattttattatttattctcttGTTTCTGTATAATTCTGACTAACATTACCTTCTTGTACAGCCAGTCACTTTTTTTACTAGACCTTTTTTACCATTTTCTGACCATAGCACTCTTTATTGATGCTAATCACCTTACAGTTGCACTTCTTTGACTCTTCTAAGGTTTTGCACCGGAAAATTCTACTGACAAGAAGCCTTATACTTCAATTCTATATGGAAATGGCCCAGGATATGCATTGGAAAATGGAAACCGGCCACTGGTGAACATCAGTACAGCAGGTAGGCTGACATCTGAATCACTGCTATCTAGTCCAAGATTGTTGAGCAAAATAATTGTGCCTAGCAAACTTTAGGCTTACTCCAAATGTGGAAATGATAACATGGCAAGTGCAAACCACGTGAACACCTCACTGTATAACACTCTCAGTATTCTTTAAATACAGCAGCTCATTACAAGTCCATTGAGTATATAACAAATGGTTTGAAATTTTGGTATAATTTATTGAGGTAAGTACAGAAGGCTAACATTTATTCACTAAAATTTCAACTAAATTTCTGACCTTGTCATAGCAACCAAAGCTCATAGAAGAAATTGTCAAAGACTAAAATGCACTGAGACTGGCAAGACAGAATTACTAGAGAGGCTCAGAACTCTGTGGACTGTGGAGGACAGGCATGAGTGCTCTCTAAACACAAAGAtgacccatccattttcttaacctgttcaTCCAGAACACAGTGCAAGTCTTTAACCtttgcacagggtgccagtccatcacaaagcaaaCACTCACACAgtcacactagggccaacttaacCACACCATTTCATGTAATCTGTAAATGTCTGGATGAtaggaggaaatccacacagacatggggagaacatgcaagcttgaTGCAGGGAGCACCTAAACCCCAGTACCTTgagttgcgaggcagcagcactaccactgtaccaccatgcttcTCCCCAAAATCACCCACAGAGGGCAAAAGTATAAAATGTATGAGGAATTTATTGGAGGGAAGATTAAAGACAAGAGAATGAACAAAAAGGACAATATAAAACCATAAATGATCCACAGGGTCTACCTATACATGTAAATGCTCCTGCATTAGGCAGAAGGTCCAGTTCTCACAATGCCCAATAAGCACAATCCCCTCATTTTCCACTACACTCCTCTCCACATGATGGCCTCTTAGCTTCTCCAACCAGCTGAGCTTGCATCAAAAACTCAGTTCCTACATCCAAGCTCAACACCCTACTGGGTGAATAGGGCTTTAAGCACAAACAATGGAAAAACGCTGAAAATGGCTTCCAGGGACCTAGCAAGGTAAAAGGTCGATGGTTGTACTCTCACAGCTTACTCTGTCTCCCCACTGGTGCTCCTGCACCCTCTATGCCATAGACAGGGCCAAAGGGGGTCTAAAAAGGTGGTTGACCCCAACAACTCAGTTGAGTTCAGACATTGCAGTGGAACTTTGAACTCCCTGTTGTATCTTGGTATACTGACAGCAATTCATTCTGCCAGTGCCGATTTAAATTCAAGTCTAGTGCAGCCCAGCATTGGTCCCTTATTAAAACCTGCTTGCCTAACACAGGGTGGGTTCTGGCCTTACTATCACCGGGATGTTGTCATTTTGAAGTAGTTGCCTGATGCATTTATCCAGGGTGACACACAAGTTTTAGCATACAGTCCAAtggtttaaacagatttttacaattaaaatcacagatgggttaagtgacttgctcagcgAGTTGGAAGGGGATGACTGAACCTGGCGGCCTTGGGGTTTAAAGTCCACTGTCTTAGCTTCTGCAATTCACTTGCATTTAACTTTCTAATAATCTGTTTCATAATGGAATTGTGCACTATGGTCTACTACagcctttttgtttctttcagagAATAACGACTACACACAACAAGCTGCAGTTCCTCTAGATTCAGAAACTCATGGAGGGGAAGATGTGGCTATTTTTGCCAAAGGGCCTATGGCTCATCTTTTCCACGGTGTCCAGGAGCAGAGCTATATACCTCATGTCATGGCTTATGCCGCTTGCATCGATCCTTACACTGACTGTCAACTTGATCCTGCTGGAGGTGCCTCAACAATTGGGCCCAGCTGCTTCAACCTCTCTGTGCTGTCCATGTTGCTTATTCTTGTCAATGTCTAAGTGGATTACTCAAGGCTACTTTGGAGTGTCTACAGCAAACTGTTAATAACAACTGAAAACTActgtattcattcaaaaatggctGAACAAATGTAACTGATGTAACTGATACTGCCCTACTATACCTGCAGCCATATTACCCTTTTATGTTCTCCATTTGCCTATTCCAGTTTCCTCAAAACCTCTTTTCTACTTCAAAGAATGCAGAAGCTGCCCCACCTGCAACCTTCCATTTTAGCAAGTTTCATTAGAAACTGTTTGAAAATATCTCTTTTATACATTTATCTTCTAGTGATGCATACAACTTAATGTTCActctttgtgcatttttatttctccacATATGCCAATACAGAGAATTAGACTGCCTCTTAAATGCTTTTCTTAATTACCTGCAAAGAATAGATCTACTTCTCCATAAACTGACAGATAGAGATGTACAGTTTAGTGTAAACCTGGTATCACCTTCTGGTGTGGAGTTGGTAGATCTTCTGCATTGGCTTTCTCCAGATGGTCCAGTTTGATCCCACATTCCAAAGGTTCCCAAAAACTCTAAATTAACCAAGTCTACGTGTATACACTACTGTGATGGTCCTGCATGCCATTTACACTTTGTTCCCTTCTTCAGATGGACTAGCTTGCTACAACCCCTGTCATTAATAGCACCAAACAGACAGAACTCACTGGCCTGCTGCACATGCAGAGTGATCATCAGGCTATCAGCAAaactcaatgcattttttttcctcttatgtTCCTTAACACATctaattcttatttattgttAATCAAAGAATTTTCATTCCTCAGTGGTAAAGTCTCAGAGATAGTATATAATCTGGATCATCAGTTTTGCCAGCACTTCTGTCCAAGTGTCTGCAGGATGGTTGATAGCCTGAAAGCTTTAAGAAGTCAGCTTTCCATTATCTGTTCAAGTGAGGCAGCACTTTGTAAACTGGGAGAACAGTTACTAATTCATGATCATAAAGCAAAACCTGCATTATAAATGTAAACTTTGccccagttttacaataaaaagagtGGTGCTGCTTAAAAGATTCTGctgtttaatttctattttctACATAGTTTATATCCCCACAATTCCTCAATGGCTCTTCAGTGCACAAATGAAGACGATTCCCTTCCACTGTCCAATGTGtaaccaaaaagaaaacagttaaaCCTTAAATGTCTGAACAGCATTCCAATCTTACCATTTGAGCAATGGCCACACCATTCTGtgattacaacattagaacattttttttttttacaagaactagccatccatccatccatccattatccaacctgctatatcctaactatagggtctgctggagccaatcccagccaacacagggcagggcgctagcccaccgcagggcacacactgtaccacactacttgatactTTATTTCTTGTGTGCATGGTTCTgtgagtgaagaaaaactttctaatgattgtatgaaattttcttttttaaaggtaCAGCtctactaattctcttcatagttttaaacatttcaatcacgtCACCTCATAATTTTTGTCTTCATAAACTGAAAGGCTCAATTCCTTCAGTTTAACTCAGAACTCATGCATTTCAGTTCTGGAATAAGTCTAGTCACtcgtttttcagtttttttgtaccATTGCTATGTCCTTATTGTAATACGGAGATTAAAACTGTCCATAATATACTCCAATGAGGCTTTACAAGTATGTTATAAAGTTTAAGCATAACATCCATTGACTTGCACTACGCACATTGTGCTAAATGACCTCTCTTCCTGTTAAATGTGGCCTTCTTGATTGCATATATACACTGTCTGGATTTAGATATTGATAGGTTCACCATGACTCCTAGGTCCTACTcctaaggggtactttcaagtttcaaataacaacaacaacatttatttatatagcacattttcatacaaaaagtagctcaaagtgctttacataatgaagaaaagaaaaataaaagacaaaataagaaattaaaataagataacattagttaacatagaaaaggagtaaggtccgatggccaggggggacagaaaaaaca of the Erpetoichthys calabaricus chromosome 2, fErpCal1.3, whole genome shotgun sequence genome contains:
- the LOC114646730 gene encoding intestinal-type alkaline phosphatase-like is translated as MDHSKTWLALGLLLCCYMKLSYGIIPEEEQDPSFWNVKAKQSLQNALELSHNYHKAKNLILFLGDGMGVPTVTAARIYKGQLNNQPGEETILAMDKFPYVALSKTYNVDHQVPDSAGTATAYLCGVKGNYGTMGLSAAARRFQCNTTKGNEVYSLLHRAKAAGKSVGIVTTTRVQHASPGAAYAHIANRDWYSDADMPASERNAGCKDIAFQLINNTDINVILGGGRKYMTPNGTKDPEYDKDSSQSGIRLDGKNLIQEWLKQRQGAKYVWNKSDFDKVDVKTTDYLMGLFEPGDMKYELNRNNTTDPSLIEMTEKAIRILSKNPKGFYLFVEGGRIDHGHHDGKAKQALTEAVIFDRTIQRSSELTSDLDTLSVVTADHSHVFTFGGYTLRGNSIFGFAPENSTDKKPYTSILYGNGPGYALENGNRPLVNISTAENNDYTQQAAVPLDSETHGGEDVAIFAKGPMAHLFHGVQEQSYIPHVMAYAACIDPYTDCQLDPAGGASTIGPSCFNLSVLSMLLILVNV